A single window of Martelella sp. NC20 DNA harbors:
- the istB gene encoding IS21-like element helper ATPase IstB, translating into MSTEAPEILLAHDLKSLKLPTFQREYQKLARLCATEGVDHIGYLTRLAEREMIERDRRKVERRIKAAKFPVVKSLDSFDFTAIPKLNKMQVLELARCEWIERRENVIALGPSGTGKTHIALALGLAACQKGLSVGFTTAAAMVSEMMEARDERRLLRFQKQMAGYKLLIIDELGFVPLSKTGAELLFELISQRYERGATLITSNLPFDEWTEILGSERLTGALLDRVTHHVNILEMNGDSYRLAQSRARKAG; encoded by the coding sequence ATGAGCACCGAAGCACCCGAGATCCTGCTTGCCCACGACCTCAAGAGCCTGAAGCTGCCGACCTTCCAGCGGGAGTATCAGAAACTGGCCCGGCTTTGCGCCACCGAGGGCGTTGATCATATCGGATACCTCACCCGGCTTGCCGAGCGGGAAATGATCGAACGGGATCGCCGCAAGGTCGAGCGCCGTATCAAGGCAGCCAAATTCCCGGTTGTCAAAAGCCTCGACAGTTTCGATTTTACCGCCATACCGAAGCTCAACAAGATGCAGGTGCTGGAACTGGCCCGCTGCGAATGGATCGAGCGTCGCGAGAACGTCATCGCTCTCGGCCCCAGCGGAACCGGGAAGACGCACATAGCGCTCGCCCTTGGCCTGGCCGCCTGCCAGAAGGGCCTGTCCGTTGGCTTCACCACAGCAGCTGCCATGGTCAGCGAGATGATGGAGGCCCGTGACGAGCGGCGTCTCCTACGTTTCCAGAAGCAGATGGCAGGATACAAGCTGCTGATCATCGACGAACTTGGCTTCGTGCCGTTGTCAAAGACCGGCGCGGAGCTGCTGTTCGAGTTGATCTCGCAACGCTATGAGCGGGGCGCCACCCTGATCACCAGCAATCTGCCCTTTGACGAATGGACAGAAATCCTGGGATCCGAGCGACTGACTGGCGCTCTGCTCGACCGCGTCACCCACCACGTCAACATTCTCGAAATGAATGGCGACAGCTATCGTCTCGCCCAAAGCCGCGCCAGAAAGGCTGGCTGA
- a CDS encoding TIR domain-containing protein produces the protein MSLLGYAEDLQKLSEAFKQVHQPQLKKIMDEAVRLQESWSGSNMGYHAYVYYSNLSSRPPGAQFSPEWGLMDMSFTSMGSVGDWQEYPSGAVKEEIERRAGNPDITLAIRDSAAIREKIEEIRDEIISELTVALDEESDEFLRRLKDEAEKISLPTADVLGRAMLPSGQVWSRDSNAISGGLHLAPHQEVIAKIAALQIPADECGGLSKIARKAGSHLGRRSKKSRREERIGTNVFIGHGRSPLWRELKDFVVGRLGLPYEEFNRVPVAGVTNIARLSEMLDGAACALVVLTAEDEMKDGSERARMNVIHEVGLFQGRLGFTKAIVLLEEGCAEFSNIQGLGQIRFPRNNIAAAFEEVRAVLEREGVSTA, from the coding sequence TTGAGCTTATTAGGATATGCTGAAGACTTACAAAAATTATCTGAGGCATTTAAGCAGGTGCACCAACCTCAACTCAAAAAAATAATGGATGAGGCGGTGCGTCTTCAAGAATCCTGGAGTGGTTCCAACATGGGTTATCATGCCTATGTCTATTATTCTAATTTGTCGTCTCGACCACCAGGAGCGCAGTTTAGTCCGGAATGGGGGCTAATGGACATGAGTTTTACCAGCATGGGATCTGTTGGCGATTGGCAGGAATACCCAAGTGGGGCCGTGAAGGAGGAGATCGAGCGGCGAGCAGGTAATCCGGATATTACACTAGCCATCCGTGATAGCGCGGCAATACGTGAAAAAATTGAAGAAATCCGAGATGAAATTATTTCAGAATTGACGGTCGCTTTGGATGAAGAAAGTGACGAGTTTCTCCGAAGGCTAAAAGATGAGGCGGAGAAAATATCTCTGCCAACCGCAGATGTTTTAGGTCGCGCCATGCTACCAAGCGGTCAAGTTTGGTCGCGCGACAGTAATGCGATTAGCGGCGGCCTGCACCTCGCACCTCACCAAGAAGTTATTGCAAAAATTGCGGCCCTACAAATTCCTGCCGATGAATGTGGCGGGCTAAGTAAAATTGCTAGAAAGGCGGGTTCTCATTTGGGTCGCCGCAGTAAGAAAAGTCGTAGAGAAGAGCGGATAGGAACCAATGTATTCATTGGCCACGGCCGATCACCTTTGTGGCGAGAGTTGAAGGATTTCGTGGTGGGTCGACTGGGGCTGCCTTATGAGGAATTCAACCGCGTTCCCGTGGCTGGCGTCACAAATATCGCGCGCCTGTCAGAGATGCTGGACGGCGCGGCGTGTGCCTTGGTCGTACTTACCGCTGAAGATGAAATGAAAGACGGGTCCGAGCGTGCTCGGATGAATGTCATTCATGAGGTAGGGCTTTTTCAGGGTCGTCTCGGCTTCACCAAAGCCATAGTCCTGTTGGAGGAGGGATGTGCGGAGTTCTCGAACATTCAGGGTCTTGGTCAGATCAGATTTCCTCGCAACAATATAGCCGCAGCTTTTGAAGAGGTGCGAGCGGTTCTGGAGCGAGAGGGTGTCTCCACCGCGTAG
- a CDS encoding HEPN domain-containing protein — MANSSKLPKLAFPVEPSGVQTERVFTREAMTRPLFEEPGDHIVRDDPISGPQGFMVGDEFIPTRIEMAQQYFDAAHLLLESIKRGDWEDYKLVSPALFLYRHSLELLVKGLLGASPRTHDLSELADMLDATAIARWGRPLPVWISARLKEIAAIDPESTAFRYGENYDRAIKANVPPVPSAMYISLPHLQRAMLTLNAALQGAIAEVAVNHPVRYFDELDFLDEF; from the coding sequence ATGGCGAATTCGTCGAAGCTACCCAAGCTAGCATTTCCCGTTGAACCGTCGGGAGTCCAGACGGAACGCGTCTTTACACGCGAAGCTATGACACGGCCGCTGTTCGAGGAGCCGGGGGATCATATCGTTCGAGACGACCCGATATCTGGCCCACAAGGCTTTATGGTTGGCGATGAATTCATCCCGACGCGCATTGAGATGGCGCAGCAGTATTTCGATGCCGCACACCTGCTGCTGGAATCGATCAAGCGTGGAGATTGGGAAGATTATAAGCTCGTTAGTCCGGCCCTATTTCTTTATCGGCACTCCCTCGAATTGCTGGTTAAAGGGTTGCTCGGCGCATCACCGCGAACCCATGATCTTTCCGAGCTTGCGGATATGCTCGATGCTACGGCCATCGCTCGTTGGGGGCGGCCGCTACCAGTCTGGATCTCTGCGCGCCTGAAAGAAATTGCCGCGATAGATCCGGAGTCAACCGCCTTCCGCTATGGCGAGAACTACGATCGGGCAATTAAGGCGAATGTGCCGCCGGTGCCCTCAGCGATGTATATTAGCTTGCCACATCTGCAACGCGCCATGCTTACCTTGAACGCAGCATTGCAGGGCGCCATCGCCGAGGTCGCTGTAAACCACCCCGTTCGCTACTTCGATGAGCTAGATTTCCTCGACGAGTTCTAG
- a CDS encoding helix-turn-helix domain-containing protein — MGSPKAKPALERLGQDIRNARLRRGIAVADLAVRAGTSPSSIARLERGDPGVAIGTLADVLVVLGLLERLADLVDIRKDDLGLALAAEHGPRRGRSFAARLKKQKAQTEETQDRQDVMDPDGASF; from the coding sequence ATGGGTTCCCCCAAGGCGAAACCAGCACTGGAACGGCTGGGCCAGGATATTCGCAACGCGCGTCTGCGGCGTGGCATCGCCGTGGCGGATCTCGCCGTGCGTGCGGGCACCTCGCCAAGCTCCATCGCCCGCCTTGAACGAGGTGATCCGGGCGTTGCCATCGGAACGCTTGCCGACGTTCTCGTTGTGCTCGGCCTTCTGGAGCGGCTCGCTGACCTGGTCGATATCCGCAAGGACGATCTGGGGCTGGCGCTGGCAGCGGAGCACGGACCGCGCAGGGGCCGCTCCTTCGCGGCAAGGCTGAAAAAGCAGAAGGCTCAGACGGAGGAGACGCAGGATCGACAGGACGTTATGGACCCTGACGGGGCCTCCTTCTGA
- a CDS encoding type II toxin-antitoxin system HipA family toxin, whose product MADFVAHVALGEARASVGQLRFTHAGPRQFSTFTYSPEWMENPRAFAIQPDFLLEAGPFHTSGQPGNMRDALAGVFADAAPDSWGRRLLERAYGNGLNEFEYLTLSDDACRQGALRFLDDKGEVIRGKAADAVPRLVDLETITAIARAYEQGKEISPEEMQALAGAGGSGGARPKANVRDGDVLWLAKFTSVHDQQPIERVEVATLRLAAACGIRTPETRLELADTPFPVALIQRFDRRGSARIPYISARTALGKTGTELGSYTEIVDFMRAHSPDPSDVRTAVQKSATEAAE is encoded by the coding sequence ATGGCCGATTTCGTCGCCCATGTTGCGCTTGGCGAAGCCCGGGCATCGGTGGGCCAGTTGCGTTTCACCCATGCTGGGCCACGGCAATTCTCGACCTTCACTTATAGTCCCGAATGGATGGAAAACCCGCGCGCCTTCGCCATACAGCCTGACTTTCTTCTGGAGGCCGGCCCATTCCACACTTCGGGGCAGCCCGGCAACATGCGCGACGCCTTGGCGGGCGTTTTCGCCGATGCGGCGCCGGACAGTTGGGGGCGCAGGCTGCTCGAACGCGCCTATGGCAATGGTCTCAACGAATTCGAGTATCTGACGCTTTCCGACGATGCCTGCCGTCAAGGCGCGTTGCGCTTTCTGGATGACAAGGGCGAGGTCATTCGCGGCAAGGCGGCCGACGCCGTTCCCCGTCTGGTCGATCTTGAAACCATCACGGCGATCGCGCGCGCCTATGAGCAAGGCAAGGAAATCTCGCCCGAGGAAATGCAGGCGCTGGCCGGCGCGGGCGGCTCCGGCGGCGCTCGCCCCAAAGCCAATGTCAGGGATGGCGATGTGCTGTGGCTGGCGAAGTTCACCTCGGTTCACGATCAACAACCGATCGAGCGCGTCGAGGTCGCGACCCTTCGCCTGGCCGCGGCCTGCGGTATCCGTACGCCCGAGACACGGTTGGAACTGGCCGATACGCCGTTTCCGGTCGCGCTGATCCAGCGGTTCGATCGGCGTGGGTCCGCACGGATTCCCTACATCTCCGCGCGCACCGCACTCGGCAAGACAGGAACGGAGCTGGGTTCCTATACCGAGATCGTCGATTTCATGCGGGCTCACTCACCCGATCCCTCTGACGTGAGAACGGCGGTGCAAAAGTCGGCCACGGAAGCGGCGGAATAA
- a CDS encoding DUF932 domain-containing protein — protein sequence MNMQALDASRNTSGGYKVDVSRGERIGRVSSEWFSRPADERYLSLSELAHTVRDRTERSRTRVVESGLIHVEANRNDSERLALILPGTDAAIAPTHWSFGQLANLVGAPAAYLRQLPAALAAINLQYGLTSNRAEQIKTLETDNGRVELRAVTGPDYGRIFDHELVEAVQRIAGNGTGDTRWKVPGVLDWSTGVYNPRVDITRDTTTLYASDRDVFLFLVDDLNPIEAGRLPDGSPDLFFRGFYCWNSEVGAKSLGMASFYLRAVCQNRNLWGVEDFEEITIRHSKYAANRFSHEAAPALLNFANSSPMPFVNGIRAARERIVSKTDEDRTDFLRRRGFSKIETSKIIDTVLAEEGRPPESIFDFVQGITAVARDKPHQDARLDMEGKAKKLLDRAA from the coding sequence ATGAACATGCAAGCACTCGATGCGTCCCGTAACACGAGCGGCGGTTACAAGGTGGATGTCAGCCGTGGCGAGCGGATCGGCCGCGTCTCGTCCGAATGGTTCTCGCGTCCAGCCGACGAGCGCTACCTTTCCTTGTCCGAGTTGGCCCACACGGTCCGCGACCGCACCGAACGCAGCCGGACGCGGGTGGTGGAGAGCGGGCTCATCCATGTCGAGGCGAACCGCAACGATTCGGAGCGGTTGGCCCTCATCCTGCCGGGCACGGATGCGGCAATCGCGCCAACGCACTGGTCCTTTGGACAGCTCGCCAACCTGGTCGGAGCGCCCGCCGCCTATCTCAGGCAGCTCCCAGCCGCACTTGCCGCCATCAACCTGCAATACGGCCTAACCTCCAATCGGGCTGAGCAGATCAAGACGCTCGAAACCGACAACGGCCGGGTCGAGCTGCGCGCCGTCACCGGGCCGGACTACGGCCGCATCTTCGACCATGAGCTGGTTGAGGCCGTGCAGCGCATCGCCGGCAACGGCACGGGCGACACCCGATGGAAGGTGCCGGGCGTGCTCGACTGGTCGACCGGCGTCTACAATCCGCGCGTCGACATCACCAGGGACACGACCACGCTCTACGCCTCGGATCGTGATGTCTTCCTCTTTCTCGTCGACGATCTGAATCCGATCGAAGCCGGCCGCCTGCCGGACGGATCGCCCGACCTGTTCTTCCGGGGCTTCTACTGCTGGAATTCGGAAGTCGGGGCCAAGAGCCTTGGCATGGCGAGCTTCTATCTGCGTGCCGTTTGCCAAAATCGCAATTTGTGGGGCGTTGAGGATTTCGAGGAAATCACCATCCGCCACAGCAAATATGCCGCCAACCGCTTCTCCCATGAGGCGGCGCCGGCGCTCCTGAACTTCGCGAACTCGTCGCCAATGCCCTTCGTCAACGGCATCAGGGCCGCCCGCGAACGGATTGTCTCCAAGACTGACGAGGACCGCACCGATTTCCTGCGCCGTCGCGGTTTCTCCAAGATCGAGACCAGCAAGATCATCGACACGGTGCTGGCCGAGGAAGGTCGCCCGCCCGAAAGCATCTTCGATTTCGTGCAGGGCATCACCGCCGTCGCGCGTGACAAGCCGCATCAGGATGCCCGCCTCGATATGGAGGGCAAAGCGAAGAAGCTGCTCGATCGGGCGGCCTGA
- the istA gene encoding IS21 family transposase: MELYLKVRLAVSEGMSRRQAAKHFNISRDSVAKMLSYSTPPGYQRQSPVRRPKLDAFVSTIDHWLDEDRHVPRKQRHTAKRVFDRLRDECGFTGGYTIIKGYIREREQRRQEVFVPLSHPPGHAQADFGEATVVIGGVEQKAHFFVLDLPHSDGCYVRAYPAAVAEAWVDGHVHAFAFFGAVPPSIVYDNDRCLVAKILPDGTRKRATLFSGFLSHYLIRDRYGRPGKGNDKGNVEGLVGYARRNFMVPIPQFPTWDAFNAFLEEQCRKRQRDRLRGESEMIGERLQRDLAAMQSLPASPFDACDQASARVTAQSLVRYKTNDYSVPVAYGHQDVWVRGYVDKVVIGCRGEIIARHPRSFDREDVIFDPVHYLPLIEQKINALDQAAPLQGWDLPEEFATLCRLMEGRMAKHGRREYVQVLRLLESFDMADLHAAIKQAIHLGAIGFDAVKHLILCRVERRPPRLDLSIYPYLPRATVETTSAKAYMGLLSSGKGEAA; encoded by the coding sequence GTGGAACTTTATCTGAAGGTTCGTCTGGCCGTCTCGGAAGGGATGAGCCGACGTCAGGCAGCCAAGCACTTCAACATATCCCGCGACAGCGTAGCGAAGATGTTGTCGTATTCGACGCCTCCTGGCTATCAGCGACAATCACCGGTCCGGCGGCCGAAGCTGGACGCGTTCGTTTCAACGATCGACCACTGGTTGGACGAAGACAGACACGTACCGCGCAAACAGCGCCATACAGCCAAGCGTGTGTTTGACCGGCTTCGTGATGAGTGCGGGTTCACCGGCGGCTATACGATTATCAAGGGCTATATCCGGGAGCGGGAACAGCGCCGTCAGGAAGTCTTCGTGCCGCTTTCTCATCCGCCCGGCCATGCGCAGGCCGATTTCGGTGAGGCGACGGTCGTGATCGGAGGTGTCGAGCAGAAAGCCCATTTCTTCGTACTCGATCTTCCGCATAGCGACGGTTGCTATGTGCGGGCTTATCCGGCGGCGGTAGCCGAGGCTTGGGTCGATGGCCACGTCCATGCGTTCGCCTTCTTCGGGGCCGTGCCTCCATCAATCGTCTATGACAATGACCGCTGCCTTGTGGCGAAGATCCTGCCTGATGGCACGCGCAAGCGGGCAACACTGTTCAGCGGGTTCCTGTCCCATTATCTGATCCGGGATCGCTATGGCCGCCCCGGAAAGGGTAATGACAAGGGGAATGTCGAGGGCCTCGTGGGCTATGCGCGGCGTAACTTCATGGTCCCCATCCCGCAGTTTCCAACGTGGGATGCGTTCAATGCCTTTCTGGAAGAACAGTGCCGCAAGCGCCAGCGCGACAGGCTGCGTGGTGAGAGCGAGATGATCGGTGAACGGCTGCAGCGTGATCTGGCTGCCATGCAGTCCTTGCCAGCCTCCCCATTTGACGCCTGCGATCAGGCCAGCGCCAGGGTCACGGCACAGTCTCTCGTTCGCTACAAGACGAACGACTATTCCGTACCCGTCGCCTACGGTCACCAGGACGTCTGGGTCCGAGGCTATGTCGACAAGGTGGTGATTGGTTGCCGCGGCGAGATCATCGCCCGCCATCCCAGGAGCTTTGATCGGGAGGATGTCATCTTCGACCCTGTGCATTACCTGCCGCTGATCGAGCAGAAGATCAATGCGCTGGATCAGGCAGCCCCTTTGCAGGGCTGGGATCTGCCGGAGGAGTTCGCGACACTGTGCCGTCTGATGGAAGGCCGCATGGCAAAGCATGGCCGGCGAGAATACGTGCAGGTTCTTCGACTGCTGGAAAGCTTCGATATGGCTGACCTGCATGCGGCGATCAAGCAAGCCATTCATCTCGGTGCGATCGGCTTCGACGCCGTCAAACATCTGATTCTTTGCCGGGTGGAGCGCCGGCCGCCGCGACTTGATCTGTCGATCTATCCCTACCTGCCGAGAGCAACCGTGGAGACGACATCGGCGAAGGCGTATATGGGCCTCCTGTCATCGGGGAAGGGAGAAGCGGCATGA